In Populus alba chromosome 1, ASM523922v2, whole genome shotgun sequence, a single window of DNA contains:
- the LOC118055612 gene encoding asparagine synthetase [glutamine-hydrolyzing] 1, whose protein sequence is MCGILAVLGCSDDSQAKRVRVLELSRRLKHRGPDWSGLYQHGGFYLAHQRLAIIDPASGDQPLFNEDQAIVVTVNGEIYNHEELRKLLPNHKFRTGSDCDVISHLYEEYGENFVDMLDGMFSFVLLDTRDNSFIVARDAIGITSLYMGWGLDGSVWISSELKGLNDDCEHFECFPPGHLYSSKSGGLRRWYNPLWFSEAIPSTPYDPLALRRAFEKAVIKRLMTDVPFGVLLSGGLDSSLVASVTARHVAGTQAARQWGAHLHSFCVGLENSPDLKAAREVADYLGTIHHEFHFTVQDGIDAIEDVIYHIETYDVTTIRASTPMFLLARKIKALGVKMVISGEGSDEIFGGYLYFHKAPNKEELHSETCRKIKALHQYDCLRANKATSAWGLEARVPFLDKDFINVAMAIDPEWKMIKPGHIEKWVLRKAFDDEEHPYLPKHILYRQKEQFSDGVGYSWIDGLKAHAELHVNDKMMQNAGHIFPHNTPTTKEACYYRMIFERFFPQNSARLTVPGGASVACSTAKAVEWDASWSNNLDPSGRAALGVHLSAYEQQAALASAGAAPPEIIDNLPRMMKVGAPGVAIQS, encoded by the exons ATTGAAGCACCGTGGTCCAGATTGGAGTGGGCTCTATCAGCACGGTGGCTTCTACTTGGCTCATCAAAGGCTAGCCATTATTGATCCGGCTTCTGGTGATCAGCCTCTCTTTAATGAAGACCAAGCCATCGTTGTCACG GTGAATGGAGAAATTTACAACCATGAAGAACTGAGGAAGCTTTTGCCAAATCACAAGTTTCGAACAGGCAGTGACTGTGATGTTATCTCCCATTTG TACGAGGAATATGGCGAGAATTTTGTGGACATGTTGGACGGAATGTTTTCATTTGTTCTGCTGGACACTCGTGACAACAGTTTCATTGTCGCCCGAGACGCCATTGGGATCACCTCCCTCTACATGGGCTGGGGACTTGATG gGTCTGTGTGGATTTCGTCGGAATTGAAAGGTCTGAATGACGACTGCGAACATTTCGAGTGCTTTCCACCTGGTCATTTATACTCGAGCAAATCCGGTGGATTAAGGCGGTGGTACAATCCTCTTTGGTTCTCTGAGGCTATTCCCTCGACCCCATATGACCCACTTGCTCTGAGAAGGGCCTTTGAAAAG GCTGTGATTAAGAGGCTGATGACTGATGTTCCTTTTGGAGTGCTTTTATCCGGGGGGCTAGATTCATCATTGGTTGCTTCTGTGACTGCTCGGCATGTGGCAGGTACACAGGCTGCCAGACAATGGGGGGCACATCTCCATTCCTTCTGTGTAGGCCTAGAG AATTCTCCAGATCTGAAGGCTGCTAGAGAAGTTGCAGATTATTTGGGCACCATCCACCATGAATTTCACTTCACAGTTCAG GATGGTATTGATGCCATTGAAGATGTCATATACCATATTGAAACATATGATGTTACAACCATCAGAGCAAGTACTCCTATGTTCCTTTTGGCTCGTAAGATCAAGGCGCTAGGAGTGAAGATGGTTATTTCCGGTGAAGGTTCTGATGAGATTTTTGGTGGGTATTTGTACTTTCACAAGGCACCTAATAAGGAAGAGCTCCACAGCGAAACATGTCGCAAG ATAAAAGCCCTTCATCAATATGACTGCTTGAGAGCTAACAAAGCAACATCTGCTTGGGGTCTAGAAGCCCGTGTCCCCTTCTTGGACAAGGATTTCATTAATGTTGCAATGGCTATTGATCCTGAATGGAAGATG ATCAAACCTGGACATATCGAGAAATGGGTTCTTAGGAAAGCCTTCGACGACGAGGAGCATCCTTATCTGCCAAAG CATATTCTTTACAGGCAGAAAGAGCAATTTAGCGATGGCGTTGGCTATAGCTGGATTGATGGTCTCAAAGCGCATGCTGAATTACAT GTGAACGACAAGATGATGCAAAATGCTGGGCACATCTTTCCACATAATACCCCTACCACCAAAGAGGCCTGTTACTACAGAATGATTTTTGAGAGGTTCTTCCCACAG AACTCAGCGAGGCTGACTGTTCCTGGAGGAGCCAGTGTAGCATGCAGCACAGCTAAAGCTGTTGAATGGGATGCTTCCTGGTCCAACAATCTCGATCCTTCCGGCCGTGCTGCATTGGGTGTGCATCTTTCTGCTTATGAACAGCAGGCAGCTCTTGCCAGTGCTGGAGCGGCGCCACCGGAGATTATTGACAATCTTCCTCGAATGATGAAAGTTGGTGCTCCAGGAGTTGCAATCCAAAGTTAG